TATATAACCAAGCCTTTTGATGAGGAAGAACTAGTACGAAGAATTAAAGCTGTTTTAAGACGTTCTAAATCAGCAGATTCTTCTGAGATGCAGTTTAAACTAGGCAATTTTGAATACAATCATATTAATTTAACCCTAACTCTTAAGGGAAAAGTTTCTCGAATCACTCAAAAAGAAGGAGAGGTATTGTATTTACTTTTGCAAAGTAAAAATAATGTTCTTAGAAGAGAGGATATTTTGGTTAAAGTTTGGGGTGAGAATGATTACTTTATGGGACGTAGCCTAGATGTTTTTATTACTAAACTACGAAAACATTTAAAACCAGATCCGCAGGTTAAAATTGAGAATGTACACGGTGTAGGTTTTATTCTTTCTGACGATAATTAATTGTTTATTTTGGTATCGTATTAAAGCTGAAAAATTGTAATTTTGAGTTTTCAATATAAAAATACAATACTGGCATGAGTATACCTCA
This genomic interval from uncultured Marinifilum sp. contains the following:
- a CDS encoding response regulator transcription factor, which translates into the protein MSTSLEKNILLVEDDINLGKILKDFLEMEGFLITLARDGEEGFQEFSKSSFNLCILDVMLPKMDGFSLGQKIRKINQDIPIIFLTAKSLKEDKLKGFDLGGDDYITKPFDEEELVRRIKAVLRRSKSADSSEMQFKLGNFEYNHINLTLTLKGKVSRITQKEGEVLYLLLQSKNNVLRREDILVKVWGENDYFMGRSLDVFITKLRKHLKPDPQVKIENVHGVGFILSDDN